Proteins from one Piscinibacter lacus genomic window:
- a CDS encoding type VI secretion system Vgr family protein yields MSEDVVEASFNCVLGKEALLFRRMSVVESLNAPTDFQLEVMRLSSKVWIDPKKLLGTQATVTLLLRNGSKRYFNAWIVTVAQGEVVGRFDTFILTLHTWTWHLGLSVDNRIFQDKTAVEILDEVFADYSSQQVSKKLKGSYRKRPYCVQYRETDLDFVHRLMEDEGIYYFFTHQDGQHTLVLCDDPSCHELIQPDDTLGYAAARTSNERGDAVVDHWQLSRSVHSLKYSHVDHDQDSITPKPINTAQSTASFANPGRQEVYEWPSEYSELEDKSQAASRATAVSKLRVQGFESGQVKAVLETPCRSVGAGRSFKFVDHRDRGEYLITYAELEMDFGRYESTDDEPATGFSAKLEAMPKAQRYVPDRRTHNPRIHGVQTAVVVGASGDEIHTDKTGRVKVKFPWDRKGKGDEKSSCWVRVAQPWASKGFGMFALPRVGDEVVIEFLEGNPDRPLITGSVYSPENLPAYTLPDHATVTGIRSRSSKGGTADTFNELRFDDKKDAEHVYFQAQKDLHQNVKNDAHLTIGNDHWTEVVKNAQHQVGENQTVTVGKISTLKIGTDSHTSITGDQILKTGGLFDGEITGAVQLKGADAISLSSGQAMDIKVGQALTVGASATLHLKANSGIVIDGGTEITLKAGGAFIKIGPEGVTIQGPLVKINSGGGPGNANQPQAAQPAQPQEPGEHKSNDDPLQQQS; encoded by the coding sequence GTGGTGGAGTCGTTGAACGCCCCGACGGACTTCCAACTTGAGGTGATGCGGCTCAGCAGCAAGGTCTGGATCGACCCGAAGAAGCTGCTGGGCACCCAGGCCACCGTGACGCTGCTGCTGCGCAATGGCAGCAAGCGCTACTTCAATGCCTGGATCGTCACCGTGGCTCAGGGCGAGGTGGTCGGTCGCTTCGACACCTTCATCTTGACCCTGCACACCTGGACCTGGCATCTCGGGCTGAGCGTCGACAACCGCATCTTCCAGGACAAGACTGCGGTCGAGATCCTCGACGAGGTGTTTGCGGACTACAGCTCGCAGCAGGTCAGCAAGAAGCTCAAGGGCAGCTACCGCAAGCGGCCCTATTGCGTGCAGTACCGCGAGACCGACCTCGACTTCGTCCACCGCCTGATGGAGGACGAGGGCATCTACTACTTCTTCACCCATCAGGACGGCCAGCACACCCTGGTGCTCTGCGATGACCCCTCCTGCCACGAGCTGATCCAGCCCGACGACACGCTGGGCTATGCGGCCGCGCGGACCAGCAACGAGCGCGGGGACGCCGTCGTCGACCACTGGCAGCTCAGCCGCAGCGTGCACAGCCTGAAGTACAGCCACGTCGACCACGACCAGGACTCGATCACGCCCAAGCCGATCAACACCGCCCAGAGCACCGCCAGCTTTGCGAACCCGGGGCGGCAGGAGGTCTACGAGTGGCCGAGCGAGTATTCGGAGCTGGAGGACAAGTCCCAGGCGGCCAGCCGCGCGACGGCGGTGTCCAAGCTGCGGGTCCAGGGCTTCGAGTCCGGCCAGGTCAAGGCGGTGTTGGAGACCCCTTGCCGCTCGGTGGGTGCCGGCCGCAGCTTCAAGTTCGTCGACCACCGCGACCGTGGCGAGTACCTGATCACCTATGCCGAGCTGGAGATGGATTTCGGCCGGTATGAATCGACCGACGACGAGCCGGCCACCGGCTTCTCGGCCAAGCTGGAAGCCATGCCCAAGGCCCAGCGCTATGTGCCCGACCGCAGGACGCACAACCCGCGCATCCACGGCGTGCAGACGGCCGTCGTGGTGGGGGCCAGCGGGGACGAGATCCACACCGACAAGACGGGCCGGGTCAAGGTCAAGTTCCCCTGGGACCGCAAGGGCAAGGGCGACGAGAAGAGCTCCTGCTGGGTGCGGGTGGCCCAGCCCTGGGCCAGCAAGGGCTTCGGCATGTTCGCGCTGCCGCGCGTGGGCGACGAGGTGGTGATCGAGTTCCTCGAAGGCAATCCCGATCGGCCGCTGATCACCGGCAGCGTCTACAGCCCCGAGAACCTGCCGGCCTACACCCTGCCCGACCATGCCACCGTCACCGGCATCCGCAGCCGCTCCAGCAAGGGCGGCACGGCGGACACCTTCAACGAACTGCGCTTCGACGACAAGAAGGATGCCGAGCACGTCTACTTCCAGGCCCAGAAGGACCTGCACCAGAACGTCAAGAACGATGCCCACCTGACGATCGGCAACGACCACTGGACCGAGGTGGTCAAGAACGCCCAGCATCAGGTGGGCGAGAACCAGACCGTGACCGTCGGCAAGATCAGCACGCTCAAGATCGGCACCGACAGCCACACCAGCATCACCGGAGACCAGATCCTCAAGACCGGTGGCCTGTTCGATGGGGAGATCACCGGGGCCGTGCAGCTCAAGGGCGCGGATGCCATCAGCCTGAGTTCCGGCCAGGCCATGGACATCAAGGTCGGCCAGGCACTCACCGTCGGGGCCTCGGCCACCCTGCACCTCAAGGCCAACTCGGGCATCGTGATCGACGGCGGCACCGAGATCACCCTCAAGGCCGGCGGCGCCTTCATCAAGATCGGCCCGGAGGGCGTGACCATCCAGGGCCCGCTGGTCAAGATCAACAGCGGCGGCGGGCCCGGCAACGC